Part of the Musa acuminata AAA Group cultivar baxijiao chromosome BXJ3-10, Cavendish_Baxijiao_AAA, whole genome shotgun sequence genome, GCGCCTTATGTTCGAGGATGAGTGAGCCCCTCTCCCCGTAACCCTCTGTTTGCTACCTCTCCTCTTAGATCCATGCGCCTGACATTGATTGTGGCTTGCTTTCTCTCGTTTTGTGCCGTTTTCTCTCGTCTTTTACTGCGAAATGAGCAGGAAATTGTGGTTCTGCAGAGTTAGTATAATGTAGCTCAGTGAATGCTATTAGATTGTGCAGATAACGATTTGTGGCAATAATCTGTCAATAGATTAGTAATTGAAATGAGATTGAAGTAGAAGAACCTTTGTAACACCGGAAGCATTTTGAATCTCGACATTTGGAAGCATACAGAGAGGCTACAGGATTGAGGTTCCATTTTGATGCCACTTCTATGTGACTACATTGGTTTAACATCTTAGATGAACTGGCTCAACCAGATTTTTGCCTTTGCCAGATAACTTATAGGAGCAATGTAATGATCTTTAGACATCAATTCCTCACTTTGCGACTCCATTGTTCGTTGAATTTAGCCACCAGCTTGTACAGACATTGATCTGGCATTCTGACTCCTACAGCATTACTTCATATCCTTCTGTATCATACACATACTGTATTGCAAGTGCCTGTTGAATAGTTCTGAAGAAGAAACAAGTATTTTCTTTTGGATACATCTGTCTTTGTTATAACAATTAGCAAGCTTATCAACTATACATCCTCATGTGCATATATACATCTCAAAGACTCAAACTAATCTCATGTTTTGTATCTTAACTATGCTGGTATATGTATGAGCTTCTCTGACAAATGTAAACTTCACTTTTCTGTGCGTGATGCAGATGCATTTTGGTGGATGAGCAAGACAACGTCGTTGGACATGAATCTAAATATAACTGTGAGTGTTCGACAACATATTTCAGCTAATTTCGCCATGCAAATCGTTTTGTGGATTATGTTCAAGAAACAAAGTTTCTTGGCTTTGATGATGCCTCAAGTTCTAAGACAAAATTACTCCCTGAGCATCTTTGTGGTTACCATGTTTGGGTTGAGGAAGCTGCCTCCTTTGGGGTTGTTTTATTATAATTATACTTCTGTCCTTCAAGATCAGATATTGCTTGCATTCAAAGGAAGCCTTTAGTTTAAGAAATTAGTTGGCTAACCATACAATTCAGGTTTTCATGTTTCCTTTTGGCATCTAAGCATTGTATAATTAGCTGGGGTGAATTCTATAATACGCATGAGATATCTCATGTGAATTGCTAGTGCCTGTGTGTAACTGCGGCTGAAACTTGATCAACATACTACTAGTTTAGTTTCTTTCCAAGTGTTCAACAAAAATTCATGGGATTATCTTTCGTATATGTAGGACTTGTCTTCTACTTTATGCATGTAAAATCTCATGAATTTTATAACCAGAGTATCAAGAGAGTATAAACAACTCACTAGTCGCTGTATTTGCAAGCTGATATGTTAAGGCAAGGAATGAATGGAAGATTTTATGTATGAAATGAGCTAAAAATGTTTAATTACTTGAGAGTATCTATAGCTCAGTGATTTAGTGTTCTGTTAGTGCCAAGTTTGTGCTACAAGAGAAAATTTTGACAATTACTTTAGGTCTATAATTGTAAGAAGAAACACAGATATCTCAAGACGTAAAAATAAAATCAATTCATGTTTTTCTTCACTAATTTGTGAATGTTTATTGCAGCCTGAGTTCTCATTGAGGATATAGACCAGCAATATATTGTTCATTTATAATGCTCACGTTACTAATCATTTTTCCAGTCACTAATCCCTCTGATTTTATTGGTTGCTGTTAGTGTTCTGAATAAAGACATACTGCTATATTGTCATACTGACCTTTGATCATCTATTGTTCTTTAGGCCATCTGATGGAAAATATTGAGTCTCAGAATGTGCTCCATAGGGCTTTTAGTGTTTTTCTCTTCAACTCAAAGTATGAGTTGCTACTTCAGGTATGTATGCGATACATAATAAATCATGCTTCTTGCTGCAAGGAGTTTGAAAATTATGTATATCGATAAGAAATCAGAATATGTTATAGTTAGCAAAAGATCTACATTGTTAGATCATCTACTTCTTTCTCCATCATGTTTATATCAACTTCAGTCAAATCGCATGTAATGCTGATTATTCATGTCAGAGTTGAAACTTGATGCCGCGCTGGAGATGCTACAAAATAGCTGATATCCATAAACTTAAATCACTTAGAAAATACACAGAAATATCATCTTTGTGTCTTAGAATGAGTTTGCCAGTTCTGGTTCAAATTTGATTTGCTTTCCCAGCAATCGTGGTTTCTTCATTAATTGTTTGTTCTTGCACTGCCCAATGATATTTAGAAACTTATTTAAAAGGCCAATTTTATGTGAGAACAAGTCCTACCTGCGGATATTCGAAACATGAAGCAGTATCAATAACTTCAAAGCTGAATTATGTACAGAATACCACATCATTGTTCATGTGACCTACAACTCTGGTGTTAAACTGTTCACACCACTATATTTTATCTTTCCCATGCAAATTATAGATAGGATGCCGATGCGTTGATGCCCGATGGATGCTTATCCTATCTAGGCCAGATCTGGACATCGCTTTTGTTTCACGAGAAATATATATACAGCCAAGAAAACCATGTCATGCATACAGGGTGACAGCATTACTCACTGGGTTCTTTTTCTGCACTCCTTGTTATATAGCTGCATGATTTCCGTGAGTAGCAAACATGACATAATTTGAATTCCACAAAGCTGCTGTCCGAAGTTGATCATCCTACTGTTGTATGTATCGGACATGCTTCAGGTTCTGATGTCTCTGTCCTTGAAACTTTTTGCAGCAAAGGTCTGCAACAAAAGTAACATTTCCATTGGTGTGGACAAACACCTGCTGCAGTCATCCTCTTTATCGGGAATCCGAACTTGTCGAGGAGAACTTCTTAGGTACAATTTCGCATAACCTCCCATCTTATTCTGACCTACTAAAAGCTGATACCACAACATCTCTTGTTGCCAGGGGTCAGAAACGCTGCACAAAGGAAGCTATTCGATGAACTCGGAATACCCGCGGAAGACTTGCCTGTCGATCGATTCACTCCTGTCGGTCGCATGCTCTACAAGGCGCCATCTGATGGAAAATGGGGGGAGCACGAGTGTATGTGCTCGCTATAGGCCTTCATTTATCGAATGAGTTATCGTTGGATTTAGTGTCACAGCCTGATGAAAGTGTTTCTTGATCTCAGTGGATTACCTGGTCTTTGTGGTTGCTGATGTGAAGCTGCTTCCCAACCCGGACGAAGTCGCGGATGTCAAGTACGTCAACAGGGAGCAGCTGAAGGAGCTGCTGGAGAAAGCAGATGCCAGCGAGGAGGGTGTTAAGCTTTCTCCCTGGTTTAGGCTGGTGGTCGATAACTTTCTGATGAAGTGGTGGGACTGCGTGGAGAGCGGCACTCTGCCGGAGGTAGCAGACATGAAGACCATTCATAAACTGGTTTAGGAATTGTTGGACGATGTGATGATCCTGCGGAAACTGAGGGAACTCTGATAAAAAATAGTGTTGACCATGCGGAAGTAGTTTATAATATGTATCCTGCCCATGGCGTTGACTGTGGACAGTTTAATCTTATCAAATTTGGTAAATGGCCGATGGTGGGTGTCGATTAGCATTACAATAACCCCATCCTCATCCCCGTCCACCACCACCGCCAATACCAGAAGGTTGAATAAGCCTTTTGTTGTCACTACAATTCCTAAAATagtttttatatattatatattatattatatatatatatatatatataatatcaattcTTCTTTTCATAAATTGTCAACAGGAGAACTTAGCCTCCAAAATGTGTTTTAAATTCCAAGCCAAGACATTTTAGGATAAAAGAAGAGGTAATATAGAAACTACAAGTGTGAAGTTTGGTCACATTTTTCTAGTTATGTAATAAAAAACAATCTCAAGTTTCTCCTGCTGTAAAAAGATTAACACAAAATAAGGGAAAAACTAAAATTGTGGATGTAGGCAGCATGGCCTGAATAAGTAAACAAAGATTAAAGAAGCAAACCCAATATGCAATTTAGATGGGAGAAATAAAATGTAATCCCTAGTTTTAACCAACCCTCGTATGTTAATTCAACAGAAACAACTTCTCTGCCCAAGTCATTAAGATTTTTTATCTACATTTACATTTCCTCCTTGTCTAAATTAGTGAAGCAAATTGTCTATTTAAGATGGTGCTGCTAGAGGTACAAAAAGTTGAATGACCCAGATGGGGAACGCAAGAGCTTTGCTTTAAATACCAGAGTGGAATGTTGCACAGACCCCATTTTGAGAGGGGGTAGCTATTTATCATAATACAGACAGAGGAATACACCACACAAGTAGCAAACTTCTATACTGTGGTAATTTCTGGAGCAATGGTGCTTggggttggtattagagccaacaTTTGGTTTTTAATGATCACCATGCATGTCTCAATCTCCCTGTAAATTGGAAGATTATGAGGAGAATGTGGTTGCAAACTGGTTACTGCAGAATCAAGAATCTGGGCAATCTCAGCGGGTGGGTACTGTCTCTCTGTACAACTCTGCAAAACCAATCAAGTtgaatatatgaatttttttttttcaaaaagtgaAATAAAGCGTTATGAACATAAGATTTGACCGTGCATGTGTTAGTACATTACACATAGATAGATGAGTGAAGAAAACAAAAGTGCTAGTACAGTAGTAATTGAGGCATATTTCATGTCAAGGTGGCCAGAAAAATGTCAGCTACAAAATCCTAGAATGGTATTTAAAAGGCAAATAAGTTAACAAACACTGTCTAATTTACATGTTTGGTAGTGCTTCGGTAGTAATCAGTCAGCTTTTCTGGTACAAAAACAACAACTTGAGAGTTGTAGACAAAATTCAAAAACCATCTAGACACGGTGACCTGAAGGAACATTGGCAGTGTAAATTGATGGAATGACTCTCCGGAGACGATGTATCCAAATTAAAATCAGAAACGGAGATCTCTGGAAGCCAAAGAAAATTGGGTGTGTTTTAGTGGTGTTAGTTTCTGTAAGATCTTCTAAATGTGGCTGATAAAATGACAATGAGAAAAAGATACCAATTCAGATACAAATTATTAaaacaacagaaaaaaaaaaccaatttaAAAGCAAATAATTAGTCTCAGAGGACTCGGGCTCCAATTAAACTATTTGGAGTTGGCAGTTCAAATATCCTTGACCATTAAACTTGAGCGAGTCTGTAGGAgttcaaaataaagaaaaagccaaacatttaaattattatatactCGAAGCAGGTAGGATAACTGAGTATACACCAATAAAGTCCTACCAACAAATTTACCTGTATCATGAGAAGTGTAGACACACACGATGAAATTAACTCGGAAGGAAGTTGAAGATCAGCATCAGTTGAGCTGTTTGGCTTTGGTGCATGAACCGTTGGCATGTCAGACGTGCTTGCTGTGTGATCCTGATTTGCTGTGTTATTATATCCTGGATTAGGAGCCCCATGTACTCCCAACATAcaagaaccagaaccagaactgcGATTATTTGCCAAATCTAAAGCCTGTCCTATTTTAGTAAAAGCATCTTCTCCTTCCTTCAGTGTGCACATTGCCTGAGAAGCACATCAAAACAATAACTATGCTCCATAAACAGACTAATGAGACTAGAGATTGTGATCAATCAAAAATTGAGGGCATAAAAGCTAGTAGCAAAAACAATCTGATAAAACCATAACAAGGTTAAGGTCTTCATTGTCCAATCAAGCATAAGTTATGCAGCAAAAACCGAGATATCTTCATATACCTGCACAGCAGCATCAACCATTGTCCTTGCTTTTTGCCTACAAGTAATTTCCACTACATGAGATCCCAAATCCTGATTGAGTACAGCAGATGGATTGAACAATTCTGAAGGTCCAACAGGTACTCCTGAATTTTCCATTGGCCTATTCCATGGATGTGTTGAATTATTATGGTACGTGTTACGTTGTCTTAAGGAGAGCAAGGCAAGAGCAACCTGAAACCCATAGAAACAGTTCAGATTATTGCTTGGGGGTATGTCCTTTGAACATTAAGTGGATATAAGTCCTACAAAGATGCTTACCTGATCATTAGCATCTCTTAGTTGAACAAGCACcattgcatactgctttctgaaaTGCTCCATATCTTTTATGGGATCACCATCCTTTTGCTTTTCTGATACTTCTCCATTCATATTCCTCAGTTCTATCAACAAAGCTTCCTACAAGTGCACCAAAATCCATTAACATCGAGGTTCCTAAAAACTAGAATAAGTAATTAATAATAAGAAATGAGATATAGGGGTATGAGTCACTGCAAGCTTCCCAGAGTGTGCTTGGATGATAAACTAGACTCCATAATCAGATTAAAAACTTTAATGTAGCAAGTGTCCAGCTTGGTTTTATGTGattattttcattttaagaaTTCTAATGAGAAACAAGAGTGATTAGAGGCTAGACCATAGAGCCTCTCCAAACAATTTCCAGTTATTAAGCTTCCACAATGGCAATAGGGTTGAGATTAGAGTTATGAGAACTATGATTTCAAATGCTAGTAAGACAAGTATGTACCAACAAATGTTTTTATAGATCTAAGGACTGTTATCAGACCATATGGCTGGACACCGGGcagaatttatttttattattattaaaatgatATAGTGTGGTATAGCTCGGTATACCTCCAGATATACTGGTGCCATATCAATCTAACAATGTGTTGAAACCAATATCGAAGCGATAATTTAACCAAGAAAAGAACTACCAATTTGAATAAAAGTTACGTGATGTATATCATGATAATCATCATAGTTTGCACTTGGCACCAAGTAATGGGTTCAGTTACACTAAAATCAACTATATATGGTATTGGCTAATGTACAAGATAATTGCAGTGAACCAAAATAAACCCAAACACTGGGATGttaattttttaaatcaagatggaATTTCTGCAATCTTAGGCGTAAATCAGAGAAAGTGGTATGTTCCACACATCAACCTGGAGGTCCATACAGACAGATGTATAGTCCAATAGCAGATTAAAATGTCAACCATTTCAAGCACATAAGACAACTGCAACTGAGTACCTGTAGCTAGAGGATGTTAACCTACATGGTGGGCAAAAAGAATGAATTACTGCTTCTGTTAGATTTTGAATGAAGCAACATGGGACATATTACAGTCAGTAGCCAGCTCGAACAAGAGTCCTATAAAGCTCAGTTTCATCAAGGAGACATACAAGTTGGCTCCATGGTGTGTGGTGATGATATAGAATATCCATGAGGAAAGGTTATTACAGGAAACCCAGCAGAATAGAAAGGATCACACTGATGTAAAACAAGTGAAGGAAACAATACTATTGAGCAGATCAACAAGATGAGTTTCATCAAAAAGGTTCTCACTAAAAATGGATGCATGCTACTGAAAAATCTCTTGCATGCTCAAGCTGAAATTTCTTTTATATGGAGTACCAAGTAACCAGGTTATAAGCATGATTTTTATATATGGATATTGGATCCCGTAGTTGTCATTGGCCAGATTAATATGGATATGTTATGTACCGTCATACCCAACATTGCATCCATATACTGGTCAGCACCAAGGGGGCGAGTAGGAggagatgaagatgaagaagatgaggaggagggggaggaggagaggagtggaaaaggaagaagaggaggtggaggtggaggtggaggtggaggcggaGTAGGGGCACTAGGAGGCAGAGGAGAGGAGAAAAAAGAGTACCGAGCAGGCAGGCAGTTGGAAGCAGTGGGTGGTGGCAAGCAACACCAGGCGAATGAGAACCGGACGATCGGGAGAGAATGAGAAAAAGAGGGGTACTAAAACCTAAATAGACAAGAATAACtgtcaaattttttttaaaaagtccAAACTGGATGGTAAGTTCGGACTGGACTGCCAGAGCACAAACCCTTGGTCCACGTGTCAATTCAACCTCGGACTAGTAAATACCACCCAGAGTGGTGCAATCCAAGCAAGATTTTGAAACATCATTATACATATCACAGATTCTCGAATATATGCCCAAGAATTGTCAATCCAGGACCCCACAAAGAAAAGGGGTCTTGGTACACAAGTGGTCCACAGATCAGCCAGACTGTCCTTTCAATCCTAAGCCACATAGTACTGGTCCAAATATTgcataaaactgtgtttaaaaCCACAGCAGCCTTGTAGATCAACTGCAGCAACAATGGAGAGAGGAGGGGAGGCTGAAGAGTAATACAACTGAATTATAAGATTTAATGTTTTCAATCAGGTTTCATCTTCTTCAACAGAATCATATCTCCAAGAAACGAtagaggaaagagagagaagagggatAAAAAGGAACTATGGAgagcaaaaaatttataaatcaatTTGTGATGCCTCTAGGGGCCTACAATACTATTATTTAGAGTGTTTGCTCTCTTTATTTTTTAAGCAATGAAACTAAACTAGAGCTTCAGGTTACTAGGGTACTATGGTTTGCACCACAAACACTGATATGTATGTATTTTCATCATTTTTGGAAGGTTCTATTTCTCTCATTTTTGGTTGTTGTCAGCACCTGTGTAATTATCATGTCAAGTTGGCAGTAAATACCATACCACCTACCAGTTGAAATAAGGGATGCCGCAAATCAATTAGAATTTTATCAACATTTTTATTGCATAAGAGGTATAAATGAACAATCCAACATGACATCTTATTAGACAAATAGAAATTGAACGACGAGATATGCAAACTTGTAGAATCATCATTACCTTTTTATCAAGAGCACGAGATAACTCAGCAAGAGCCTTTATATCAGCTTCTTTTTCCTGAATTTGTGATAGTGTACAAGGTTGATTGCACATTGCCTGCTGAGCAGCAGCTGCAACTTGAATTACAGTAGCTTTAGCTTGTGCGATGGCATCAATCGAATCCACCTGCCAGATGCACATTCTGCTTAATGGATCTCTAAAATTCCATCCTGCATAAGAATATTAAAGTTAAAAAAAGTAGAACCTTTGCCTGCTTCATTAATGTATGCATTTGATAACTCCCATCTGCAATGTTGAAACTCTCATTAGGAGCAAGTCTCGTAGAACTTCCAGTTCTCCAGTCCTTCAGACCATCTTCTAACTTCATATCTTTAAAGCTGTTGCAGTATCTGTTGAGAACACTGTCCTGTGGTCTAAAAGCTTCAGGAATATTGTCAAATGGATATAGTGGCGCAGAGTCAATATCCTGAAAAAAGTGGAAAATTGCATGTCATTCCAAAGCTCAGGATACAAAATAGTATTATTAACTAGCATCCTGTTTCCTTCCAAGCCTTGTTATGAGAACATAAAACTCAAATTGCTTATATCTAGTGAGAAAAAGGAGCACCACAGGAATATTACCAGATGCTCGCTGCAACGAAATGAGACCATATAAGTAAGAATCGCAGACAATAGTGTTCTAATTGGTAACTGGTACAAGAACAAGGACATTGGAAAGGCTAGACTAAAATCACAATAATGCTTGAACTTTGCTGAATAAAATCAGAAGAGTTTTTCTGGGTAGTAACCAGAAAAGCGTGAAAGAAAAGCAATATCAAACTTTCAGACAGAAGAGAAattcaaattatatatttttatgatacaaTTTATTTTTCCTTATACCCTGTACTGATAATGCTTAGTTGAACTAAACAAGGAATGCAATTTCGGGTACCAAGCCCATGTCGGTCCATGGTTGGACTCGTATAGATCTCATCCATTTTGACTTACTGACACACAATGCCAGAACGTACTGCACTCCAAGTGTGGGcgaagagaaaggaggaaaagGAATGAAGTGGAGACactgaaggaagaggaagaagagcaagAATGAAGAGAAAGAAGTGTACCCAAGAAGATGTAGTACTAATGAAGAAACACCCTCAAAATAGTGATCCAATGAGATGGACAAGGAGAATAAGCAGACGATGCAGATCCCCACGAGGGTCATGTTCAGCTAGAAGTTGATGAGATGAGGATGATAATTATTGACAATGAGAGCACAGGCAATTGACACCAGAGAGTGGGGGGTATAATTTACTGCTAGACATATGCTACAATGAGCAATCCAGTACATGAGGGATAAGCCACAAGCATATGACTTAGCAGATTGCTGATCCAGCAAAGTAGTAAATGAGACTTCTAGATTCAAGACATTTGTACTGCAG contains:
- the LOC135651132 gene encoding isopentenyl-diphosphate Delta-isomerase I-like, encoding MEAVADDAAMDAVQRRLMFEDECILVDEQDNVVGHESKYNCHLMENIESQNVLHRAFSVFLFNSKYELLLQQRSATKVTFPLVWTNTCCSHPLYRESELVEENFLGVRNAAQRKLFDELGIPAEDLPVDRFTPVGRMLYKAPSDGKWGEHELDYLVFVVADVKLLPNPDEVADVKYVNREQLKELLEKADASEEGVKLSPWFRLVVDNFLMKWWDCVESGTLPEVADMKTIHKLV